In a single window of the Rhopalosiphum padi isolate XX-2018 chromosome 1, ASM2088224v1, whole genome shotgun sequence genome:
- the LOC132926249 gene encoding uncharacterized protein LOC132926249, with protein MMANYSFNMVSSKETTEIKTTDESFLLNIPLPAESCADDGTDGSRMETTEIKTSDELFLLNIPLPAESCADDSNNGSRMETTEIKTSEPLQTTPYSPYRPYRSYRSYMYRPYRPYTLYRPCPESRANYHNIRNNGSRMETTEIKTSKPLHTTPYRRNRPYRPYTLYRHYPKSRANYRNIRKNGKPAGAGLIKRRGNRKSQLARVKRREARAAARAAARAAARAAAKPTSVAAVAETATGFSPSTVSTTGKLDKIWKYCRYIATKHPGK; from the exons ATGATGGCTAACTATTCATTTAACATGg TTTCTTCGAAGGAAACCACTGAAATCAAGACCACCGATGAATCATTTCTTCTGAACATACCATTACCTGCAGAATCATGTGCAGACGATGGCACTGACG GCTCTCGGATGGAAACCACTGAAATCAAGACTAGCGATGAATTATTTCTTCTGAACATACCATTACCTGCAGAATCATGTGCAGACGATAGCAATAACG GCTCTCGGATGGAAACCACTGAAATCAAGACCAGCGAACCTCTTCAGACCACACCGTACAGTCCGTACCGTCCGTACCGTTCATACCGATCGTACATGTACCGTCCATACCGCCCGTACACTCTGTACCGTCCGTGCCCAGAATCGCGTGCAAACTATCACAACATTCGTAACAATG GCTCTCGGATGGAAACCACTGAAATCAAGACCAGCAAACCTCTTCATACCACACCGTACCGACGGAACCGTCCATACCGTCCATACACTCTGTACCGTCATTACCCAAAATCGCGTGCAAACTATCGCAACATTCGCAAAAATGGTAAGCCCGCGGGTGCGGGTTTAATAAAGCGCCGCGGAAACCGCAAGTCGCAACTTGCACGCGTGAAACGTCGTGAGGCTAGAGCTGCGGCTAGAGCTGCGGCTAGAGCTGCGGCTAGAGCTGCGGCTAAACCTACTAGTGTTGCGGCTGTGGCTGAAACTGCGACCGGGTTTTCACCAAGCACCGTATCGACTACAGGCAAACTGGATAAAATTTGGAAGTACTGCAGGTACATCGCAACCAAACACCCCGGAAAATGA